Proteins encoded in a region of the Vitis riparia cultivar Riparia Gloire de Montpellier isolate 1030 chromosome 7, EGFV_Vit.rip_1.0, whole genome shotgun sequence genome:
- the LOC117918999 gene encoding uncharacterized protein LOC117918999: protein MKRRIFQTSSTAPLHIPTGLHGPQDISRVKRGKFMDRENAHPPSCRADEDASSIPIGGTQGTRCDDPKTSEYAYFNKLKKDASKSFCPLPEEDDQLKKFKSINCSRETKNMVKDSSKDLKSSLHIKEFTPVNFNSFLSPHGGASKNSDVDLKGASTLLGDTCSILKNTGECSNASKTRGTQCIDEEAFSRKRQKLRQWVDTSFPEIDALYSKGYDFISVLLSRLSPKTSENKSSKGQKMQPVEIDMKSKLLTFSESYIHSNKLQYSPIQNFRRLKNGPYLNDGSSFCQIDNSKEKLLWKWDLGSPPPTCPPRKFHLQYQKQKPDCDLDGESSACLWTENDSTSDFSFEKYGLAVSSHLKELDEFHGQKELMLGSETHSLLLDWDFDNMKGDKILSIASPNMDLDMNSTLPISLADDYWQSGDNRFDASGLFPSSLLSYTSLTHSYSDSYHNYDHGQHSLEERKCLVAKLHHFPLTLSYCPNLTEYCTYDYTCKDGSIVCSPQDHHWSMSMFFNEKQHPGLEALLLSSGFDFDLRQKHFLLTDYPGEHHSSAYQALQFPQKEGICSHFVEDEFTSWLDNSNHKETLGCFSGDILNIGDWSSINLLMSLNKERACPLLLDNSSWVVSEAETDIDDCEGKHT, encoded by the exons ATGAAGAGAAGAATTTTCCAAACCAGTTCTACTGCACCATTGCACATCCCCACCGGTCTTCATGGACCTCAAG ATATTAGCAGGGTGAAAAGAGGGAAGTTTATGGATCGGGAAAATGCTCATCCTCCAAGTTGCAGAGCAGATGAAGATGCATCTTCTATACCTATTGGAGGAACCCAGGGTACAAGAT GTGATGATCCAAAAACTTCTGAGTATGCTTACTTTAACAAATTGAAGAAAGATGCAAGCAAAAGTTTCTGTCCACTGCCTGAAGAGGATGATCAATTGAagaaattcaaatcaattaACTGTAGTAGAG AGACAAAGAACATGGTAAAAGACAGCAGTAAGGACCTCAAGTCCTCATTGCACATTAAAGAATTTACGCCTGTTAACTTCAATTCATTCCTCTCACCACATGGAGGTGCATCAAAGAATTCAG ATGTAGATTTGAAGGGAGCTAGCACACTGTTGGGTGATACATGCAGCATACTCAAAAACACAGGGGAATGTAGTAATGCATCCAAAACTAGGG GAACCCAGTGCATAGATGAAGAAGCTTTCTCTAGAAAGAGACAGAAATTACGTCAGTGGGTAGATACCTCATTTCCTGAAATTGATGCACTCTATTCGAAGGG GTATGATTTCATTTCTGTGCTACTCAGTCGGCTATCCCCTAAGACTAGTGAAAACAAG AGTTCTAAGGGTCAAAAGATGCAGCCAGTGGAGATTGATATGAAATCGAAGTTACTGACTTTTTCTGAGTCATATATTCACTCCAACAAACTTCAATATAGTCCAATACAGAATTTTAGGAGACTTAAAAATGGACCATACTTGAATGATGGTTCTTCATTTTGTCAGATTGACAACTCAAAAGAAAAACTTCTGTGGAAATGGGATTTAGGTTCCCCCCCTCCAACCTGCCCACCTCGCAAATTCCATCTTCAATACCAAAAGCAGAAGCCTGATTGTGACTTAGATGGTGAAAGCTCTGCATGTTTGTGGACTGAGAATGATTCAACTTCtgatttttcatttgaaaaatatggaCTGGCTGTATCAAGCCATCTCAAGGAACTGGATGAATTCCATGGCCAGAAAGAACTGATGCTTGGAAGTGAAACACACTCTCTCTTGCTGGATTGGGATTTTGACAACATGAAAGGTGACAAAATCTTAAGTATTGCCTCTCCCAATATGGACCTCGACATGAATTCCACATTACCAATTTCATTGGCTGATGATTATTGGCAGAGTGGAGATAATAGGTTTGATGCAAGTGGGTTGTTTCCATCATCGTTACTATCCTATACTTCATTAACACACTCATATTCAGATAGCTATCACAACTATGACCATGGACAACATAGCCTTGAAGAGAGAAAATGTCTGGTTGCGAAGCTGCATCATTTTCCTTTAACCTTATCATACTGTCCTAATCTTACTGAATATTGCACTTATGACTACACGTGCAAAGATGGCAGCATTGTCTGTTCTCCTCAAGACCATCATTGGTCCATGAGCATGTTTTTCAATGAGAAGCAGCATCCTGGTTTGGAAGCTCTTCTCCTTTCTTCtggatttgattttgatttaagaCAGAAGCACTTCTTGTTAACTGATTACCCTGGAGAACATCACTCATCTGCTTATCAGGCTCTTCAATTTCCACAAAAGGAAGGCATATGTTCACACTTTGTAGAAGATGAATTTACGAGTTGGCTGGACAACTCAAATCACAAAGAAACCCTTGGTTGTTTTTCTGGAGATATACTGAACATCGGTGACTGGTCCTCCATTAATTTGCTGATGTCTCTCAACAAAGAAAGGGCATGTCCTTTGCTGCTTGACAATTCAAGCTGGGTTGTGTCTGAAGCAGAAACGGATATTGATGATTGTGAAGGCAAACACACTTGA
- the LOC117917247 gene encoding photosystem I reaction center subunit IV B, chloroplastic — protein MASCSMASAASGFVLTPTPNSTTKPTSTPSMVIFSPKNHRNSRLVVRASEGGPPPPPPPPPPAPAPVAEGGAPPPKPPPIGPKRGTKVKILRKESYWYNGIGSVVAVDQDPKTRYPVVVRFNKVNYANVSTNNYALDEIQEVI, from the exons ATGGCTAGCTGCAGCATGGCATCTGCTGCTTCTGGGTTCGTCCTCACCCCCACTCCTAACTCCACCACCAAGCCCACCTCCACCCCCTCCATGGTCATCTTCTCCCCCAAGAACCATAGAAATTCAAGGCTTGTTGTCAGGGCTTCTGAGGGCGGGCCGCCGCCCCctcccccacccccaccccctgCTCCCGCGCCTGTGGCAGAGGGTGGTGCTCCTCCCCCTAAGCCACCTCCGATTGGACCCAAAAGAGGCACCAAG GTGAAGATTCTAAGGAAGGAATCCTACTGGTACAATGGCATTGGATCAGTTGTAGCTGTTGACCAG GACCCCAAGACACGCTACCCAGTTGTGGTGAGGTTCAACAAAGTTAACTATGCAAATGTGTCTACAAACAATTATGCTTTGGATGAGATTCAAGAAGTTATTTGA